Proteins found in one Quercus robur chromosome 2, dhQueRobu3.1, whole genome shotgun sequence genomic segment:
- the LOC126713101 gene encoding UDP-glycosyltransferase 87A1-like, with translation MDSVEAEASTLHHVVAMPYPGRGHINPMMNLCKILASKTNETINIDIIVTFVVTEEWLGFIGAEPKPDNIRFATVPNVVPSELVRAADHNSFFEATMTKLEAPFERLLDRLEPPATVILFDTFLFWAVGVGKRRNIPLASFWPLAASVFTVLHHFNLLPQNGHFPLHVSANGDERVDYIPGVSSIRLVDLPSSIVLRNEKMLHRVLEAFSWVTKTQYLLFNSTYELESQAIDVLKADLPIPIYTIGPTIPYFNLGKNYLESNNHNDLYHVEWLDCQPRSSVLYISMGSFLSFSSAQIDEIAAGLHDSGVRFLWVARGETRRLKEICGDMGLVVPWCDQLSVLSHSSIGGFWTHCGWSSTQEAMFCGVPLLTFPIGMEQMQNSKLIVEDWKIGWRVKQDVRGESLVTREEIARLVQRFMNLESNEMKEMRTRASELQQICQQATAKNGSSEININAFVKDLSKCNGQ, from the exons ATGGATTCCGTGGAAGCTGAAGCATCCACGTTGCACCATGTGGTGGCCATGCCTTACCCAGGTCGCGGCCACATCAACCCCATGATGAACCTCTGTAAGATATTAGCTTCAAAAACAAACGAAACGATCAACATCGATATCATCGTCACCTTTGTTGTCACCGAAGAATGGCTTGGCTTCATCGGCGCCGAGCCTAAACCCGACAACATCCGCTTCGCCACCGTTCCTAACGTTGTCCCTTCCGAGCTAGTTCGAGCCGCTGACCATAACTCCTTCTTCGAAGCTACCATGACTAAGTTGGAAGCTCCGTTTGAGCGCCTCCTTGATCGGCTTGAGCCGCCGGCGACAGTTATCTTGTTTGacacttttttgttttgggcGGTTGGTGTTGGGAAGCGGAGGAATATCCCGTTGGCGTCGTTTTGGCCATTGGCTGCGTCGGTGTTCACAGTCTTACACCATTTTAATCTTCTGCCTCAGAATGGTCACTTCCCATTGCACGTATCAG CAAATGGCGATGAGCGTGTAGACTATATCCCTGGAGTTTCTTCCATTCGTTTAGTAGATCTTCCTTCATCGATTGTTTTGAGAAACGAAAAAATGTTGCATAGGGTCCTCGAAGCTTTTTCATGGGTGACTAAAACACAATATCTCCTATTCAATTCCACCTATGAGCTTGAATCTCAAGCTATTGATGTTCTAAAAGCAGATTTGCCAATTCCCATATATACTATTGGCCCAACTATTCCTTACTTCAATCTTGGAAAAAATTACTTAGAAAGTAATAACCACAATGACCTTTATCATGTAGAATGGCTAGATTGCCAACCAAGAAGTTCTGTTCTATACATTTCAATGGgaagctttctttctttttcaagtgCCCAAATAGATGAAATTGCAGCTGGTTTGCATGATAGTGGTGTTAGATTCTTGTGGGTGGCACGTGGTGAGACTCGTAGGTTGAAAGAGATTTGTGGTGATATGGGTTTGGTAGTGCCCTGGTGTGATCAATTGAGTGTGTTGTCTCATTCTTCTATAGGGGGCTTTTGGACTCATTGCGGTTGGAGTTCCACTCAAGAAGCTATGTTTTGTGGTGTTCCTCTTCTTACCTTCCCCATAGGTATGGAACAAATGCAAAATAGTAAGCTTATTGTGGAGGATTGGAAGATTGGATGGAGGGTGAAACAAGATGTGAGAGGAGAAAGTTTGGTGACAAGAGAGGAAATTGCAAGATTGGTGCAAAGATTCATGAACTTAGAAAGtaatgaaatgaaagaaatgaGGACAAGAGCAAGTGAACTTCAACAAATATGTCAACAAGCAACTGCAAAAAATGGATCATCTGAAATAAACATCAATGCCTTTGTCAAGGACCTTTCAAAATGCAATGGACAATGA